The Punica granatum isolate Tunisia-2019 chromosome 4, ASM765513v2, whole genome shotgun sequence genome has a window encoding:
- the LOC116205886 gene encoding mannan endo-1,4-beta-mannosidase 5-like yields MAGFRRSVLFLRTITLFVIIAAILCCGDARKLHKHHRNRNKNDDNYNEEVATPLVEGFVQVRGTQFELNGSPFLFNGFNSYWMMNVATEPADWDKVSNVFHEASAAGLTVCRTWAFRDGGDRALQSSPGVYDERVFQALDFVTSEARRYGIRLILSLTNNYHDFGGRPQYVQWARNAGATINGDDDFYTNDVVKGYYRNHVQKVLTRVNTITGIAYRDDPTVMAWELMNEPRCQVDYSGNTVNEWVQEMAPYVKSIDNKHLLAVGMEGFYGDSVPDRKQYNPGYQVGTDFIKSNLVKEIDFGTIHAYPDVWLSGQDENAQTNFVQRWMDSHLEDSRTNIGKPLVFTEFGKSKKDPDYSLDVRDSYMSDVYADIYDLARNGGAFGGGLVWQILAEGMDSYDDGYEIVLSQEPSTTSLIAQQSSKMASLEHML; encoded by the exons ATGGCAGGCTTCAGGAGATCAGTACTGTTTCTAAGGACTATCACGTTATTCGTGATCATAGCCGCCATTTTGTGCTGTGGGGATGCTCGAAAACTTCACAAGCATCATCGTAACAGAAACAAAAATGACGATAACTATAATGAAGAAGTGGCCACTCCTCTTGTGGAAGGATTTGTTCAGGTTAGGGGAACTCAGTTTGAACTCAATGGTTCCCCTTTCCTCTTTAATGGCTTCAACTCCTATTGGATGATGAATGTTGCCACAGAGCCTGCTGACTGGGACAAGGTCTCCAATGTCTTCCATGAGGCCTCTGCGGCGGGCCTTACTGTCTGCAGAACATGGGCCTTCAGAGATGGTGGCGACCGTGCTCTTCAGAGTTCTCCTGGTGTGTATGACGAGCGTGTCTTCCAG GCACTTGATTTTGTGACATCAGAGGCCAGAAGATATGGGATTCGCCTGATTCTGAGCTTGACTAACAACTACCATGACTTTGGAGGAAGGCCGCAGTATGTCCAGTGGGCTAGGAATGCAGGGGCCACCATCAACGGGGACGATGATTTCTACACGAATGATGTGGTCAAGGGGTACTACAGGAATCACGTCCAGAAAGTGCTCACAAGGGTCAATACCATCACCGGAATCGCATACAGAGATGATCCCACTGTCATGGCATGGGAACTCATGAATGAACCTCGCTGCCAAGTAGATTACTCTGGCAACACCGTCAAT GAATGGGTTCAAGAGATGGCGCCATACGTCAAGTCCATTGATAACAAGCACTTATTGGCGGTTGGAATGGAAGGTTTCTACGGGGACTCTGTTCCCGACAGGAAGCAATATAATCCTGGTTATCAAGTTGGTACAGATTTTATCAAGAGCAATCTCGTTAAGGAGATCGACTTCGGGACAATCCATGCATATCCCGATGTCTG GTTATCTGGTCAGGATGAGAATGCTCAAACAAACTTTGTGCAGCGGTGGATGGACAGTCACTTGGAAGACTCCAGGACGAATATTGGGAAGCCCTTGGTCTTCACCGAGTTCGGGAAATCCAAGAAGGACCCAGATTACAGCTTGGACGTCAGGGACTCCTATATGAGCGACGTCTATGCGGACATCTACGATCTCGCAAGGAATGGAGGGGCTTTCGGAGGGGGACTGGTGTGGCAGATACTGGCAGAAGGGATGGACTCTTATGATGATGGATACGAGATTGTGCTGTCGCAGGAACCGTCAACCACCAGCTTAATAGCCCAGCAGTCGAGCAAAATGGCATCACTGGAACATATGCTCTGA
- the LOC116204144 gene encoding endo-1,4-beta-xylanase 3-like, with amino-acid sequence MLREAYAHPAVEGIILWGFWELGMARGDAHLIDAEGDINEVGKRFLSLKKEWLTETAGSVDQDGEFRFGGFQGTYRVEVARGSKTVVKMLLVDKGELPVVLSLQL; translated from the coding sequence ATGCTGCGGGAGGCATATGCACACCCTGCTGTGGAGGGCATTATCCTCTGGGGATTCTGGGAGCTTGGGATGGCACGAGGGGATGCCCATCTCATCGATGCTGAAGGAGATATCAATGAGGTGGGAAAGAGATTTCTTAGTCTGAAGAAGGAATGGCTGACCGAGACTGCAGGAAGTGTTGATCAGGACGGAGAGTTCAGGTTTGGGGGATTTCAAGGAACATACAGGGTTGAAGTCGCTAGAGGTTCCAAGACAGTAGTCAAGATGCTCTTGGTCGACAAGGGGGAGTTACCTGTCGTGTTATCCTTACAACTTTGA
- the LOC116206143 gene encoding mannan endo-1,4-beta-mannosidase 5-like — protein sequence MTNYNEEVATPLGEGFVQVRGTPFDLNGSPFLFNGFNSYWMMNVATEPADRNKVSDVFREAFAAGLSLCRMWAFSDGGDHALQISPGVYDELVFHVIRL from the coding sequence ATGACTAACTATAATGAAGAAGTGGCCACTCCTCTTGGGGAAGGATTTGTTCAGGTTAGGGGAACTCCGTTTGACCTCAATGGTTCCCCTTTCCTCTTCAATGGCTTCAACTCCTATTGGATGATGAATGTTGCCACCGAGCCTGCTGATCGCAACAAGGTCTCTGATGTATTTCGTGAGGCCTTTGCAGCAGGGCTCTCTCTCTGCAGGATGTGGGCTTTCAGCGATGGTGGCGACCATGCTCTTCAGATTTCTCCTGGCGTGTATGATGAGCTTGTCTTCCATGTGATTAGGCTATag
- the LOC116203595 gene encoding pentatricopeptide repeat-containing protein At4g20770, whose protein sequence is MNMAGGGRSRTAAQFADLLQSCIDKKWLSVGKLLHARLLRLGLHSDTFLFNRLIELCSKCVETLYARRLFDQMPHRDVYSWNAMLGAYCKSGKLQEAHDLFGRMPERNAVSWNNVISALAKNGLEDKALGVFSGMVSQGLVPTRFTLASVFSACGALSNVAYGRRCHGLVVKIGLDKNVYVGNALLGMYAKCGCCEDAVRAFGDVPDPNEVSITTIMGVLAQTERVQEALHMFRLMLREGINVDSVSLSSVLGLCTERVNEEPDAVDGESKELSHCMLQGQQIHGLSIKLGFEKDRHLTNSLLDMYTKNGDMGSAERIFSNLLPEEVSVVTWNVMIAGYGYKSRSDKAMLLLQRMQSLGFKPDEVTYINMLVGCVRLGNIGTAREMFDNLSSPTLSSWNAMISCYFQSGNEIEALRLFRRMQFRGVQPDRTTLAVILGSCAGMGLFEFGRQVHAASLKGTYAIDVYVASGLISMYSKCGKAELAQVLFNRMTETDIVCWNSMMAGLAINSRDMEAFALFKEMRRKAMVPTQFSYTTILSCCGKLPSSSVQGRQVHAQIVKEGYANDVFVGSALIDMHCKCGDVDGARKFFDAMPLRNTVTWNEMIHGYAQNGRGHEAVALYRDMIASSHERPDSITFVAVLTACSHGGMVDEGITIFNSMQREHGVEPALDHYTCIIDSLGRAGRFNEAEAFIDRVPSKDDPIIWEVLLSSCRIHGNVILAKRVAEELHRLDPQNSSPYVLLANIYASQGRWDEARAVRELMDSKKVAKNPGYSWIDIKSGDQTFLEDDFQALEG, encoded by the coding sequence atgaacatgGCAGGTGGCGGGAGGAGCAGAACCGCCGCACAGTTCGCAGATCTATTGCAGTCTTGCATCGACAAGAAATGGCTCTCCGTCGGCAAGCTTCTCCACGCCCGTCTCCTCCGCCTCGGCCTCCACTCCGACACCTTCCTCTTCAACCGCCTCATCGAGCTCTGTTCCAAGTGCGTCGAAACCCTCTACGCCCGCCGCCTGTTCGACCAAATGCCCCACAGGGACGTATACTCTTGGAACGCCATGCTCGGGGCCTACTGCAAGTCCGGGAAGCTCCAGGAGGCGCACGACCTTTTTGGCCGGATGCCCGAGAGGAACGCCGTCTCCTGGAACAACGTGATCAGCGCCTTGGCCAAGAACGGGCTGGAAGATAAGGCGTTGGGCGTCTTTTCTGGGATGGTCTCGCAAGGACTCGTGCCAACCCGTTTCACCCTAGCCAGTGTTTTCAGCGCCTGTGGTGCTTTGTCCAACGTAGCTTATGGGAGGAGGTGCCACGGGCTTGTCGTGAAGATTGGCCTCGACAAGAATGTGTATGTTGGGAATGCTCTGTTGGGCATGTATGCTAAGTGTGGATGCTGTGAGGACGCAGTTCGGGCTTTTGGAGACGTGCCTGATCCCAACGAGGTCTCCATTACAACGATCATGGGCGTGCTGGCCCAGACTGAAAGGGTCCAAGAAGCTCTGCATATGTTCAGGTTGATGCTTAGGGAAGGGATTAATGTAGATTCTGTCTCCTTGTCGAGCGTTCTGGGCCTGTGCACTGAAAGGGTTAATGAAGAGCCTGATGCTGTAGATGGTGAAAGCAAGGAGTTATCCCATTGTATGCTACAGGGTCAACAGATACATGGTCTATCTATTAAGCTTGGCTTCGAAAAGGATCGTCATTTGACCAACTCATTGCTCGATATGTACACAAAGAATGGAGACATGGGCAGTGCTGAGAGAATCTTCAGTAATCTTCTGCCTGAAGAAGTGAGCGTCGTTACCTGGAATGTGATGATAGCTGGATATGGCTACAAATCCCGAAGTGACAAAGCCATGCTTCTGCTGCAAAGGATGCAGTCCCTAGGTTTCAAACCGGATGAAGTCACTTATATCAATATGCTAGTCGGATGTGTCAGATTGGGGAATATCGGAACTGCTCGGGAGATGTTCGATAACCTGTCATCCCCGACATTGAGCTCGTGGAATGCCATGATATCTTGCTATTTCCAGAGTGGGAATGAGATCGAGGCATTGAGGCTTTTCAGAAGAATGCAGTTTCGAGGTGTCCAACCCGATCGGACCACTCTAGCTGTCATACTTGGCTCTTGTGCGGGGATGGGGCTTTTTGAGTTTGGGAGGCAGGTCCACGCAGCTTCATTGAAGGGAACTTATGCTATAGATGTGTATGTTGCCAGTGGTCTCATTTCCATGTACTCAAAGTGTGGGAAAGCAGAGTTGGCACAGGTCCTATTCAATAGGATGACTGAGACAGATATTGTTTGTTGGAACTCCATGATGGCAGGACTGGCAATTAATTCCCGAGATATGGAAGCTTTTGCATTGTTTAAGGAGATGCGAAGAAAGGCAATGGTTCCTACCCAGTTCTCTTACACAACCATCCTGAGCTGTTGTGGGAAGCTGCCTTCTTCTTCAGTTCAAGGGAGACAGGTTCATGCTCAGATTGTGAAAGAAGGATATGCAAATGACGTGTTTGTGGGAAGCGCCCTCATTGACATGCACTGCAAGTGTGGAGACGTAGATGGGGCCCGGAAGTTCTTTGATGCTATGCCTTTAAGGAACACGGTCACATGGAACGAGATGATACATGGGTATGCCCAAAATGGCCGTGGGCATGAGGCAGTAGCTCTATATCGAGACATGATAGCTTCTTCACATGAGAGGCCCGACAGCATCACTTTTGTTGCTGTGCTAACTGCCTGCAGCCATGGAGGAATGGTCGACGAGGGCATCACTATATTTAATTCAATGCAGCGAGAGCATGGAGTTGAACCTGCTTTGGATCATTACACATGCATTATAGATTCTCTGGGCCGAGCTGGTAGGTTTAATGAGGCAGAGGCATTCATAGATAGGGTTCCAAGTAAGGATGATCCAATTATATGGGAGGTTCTGCTTAGTTCCTGTAGAATCCATGGCAATGTAATCTTAGCAAAGAGAGTGGCTGAAGAGCTACACCGATTGGATCCTCAGAATTCATCCCCTTATGTGCTTCTAGCGAACATCTACGCTTCTCAGGGAAGATGGGATGAAGCAAGGGCAGTGAGAGAACTAATGGACTCTAAAAAGGTCGCCAAAAATCCAGGCTATAGCTGGATTGATATTAAGAGTGGAGACCAAACTTTTCTTGAGGATGATTTTCAGGCATTGGAAGGTTGA